In Microbacterium esteraromaticum, the following proteins share a genomic window:
- a CDS encoding PH domain-containing protein yields MALLVICSVLSAVMLIDAAVRADVGTALLLAPWMLLVLWFVYVVGVASRVRAQRDGVFVQNLLRTTFAPWARVQRIDMRWQIEIALDDGSRLTCFGGPSRRRPQRLGPGRTKEDANGDADDAVAALRRAKANAESVSPVPPIRRGWDIPAVVALLAIVAWAVIAVLVTRG; encoded by the coding sequence GTGGCGCTGCTGGTGATCTGCTCGGTGCTGTCGGCGGTGATGCTGATCGACGCGGCGGTGCGAGCCGACGTCGGCACCGCGCTGCTGCTGGCGCCATGGATGCTGCTGGTGCTGTGGTTCGTCTACGTCGTCGGCGTCGCGTCACGCGTGCGGGCGCAGCGCGACGGTGTCTTCGTGCAGAACCTGCTGCGCACGACGTTCGCTCCGTGGGCGCGCGTGCAGAGGATCGACATGCGGTGGCAGATCGAGATCGCGCTCGATGACGGATCCCGGCTGACGTGCTTCGGCGGTCCGTCGCGGCGTCGGCCGCAGCGTCTCGGCCCCGGTCGCACCAAGGAGGACGCCAACGGCGACGCCGATGACGCAGTCGCGGCTCTGCGTCGTGCGAAGGCGAATGCCGAGAGCGTGTCGCCGGTCCCGCCCATCCGGCGCGGCTGGGACATCCCCGCGGTCGTCGCTCTGCTGGCGATCGTCGCGTGGGCTGTCATCGCGGTGCTCGTCACGCGCGGCTGA
- a CDS encoding CPBP family intramembrane glutamic endopeptidase: MNRKRLWWEIGIVLALGLGQAAVYAIVQLAYRLTDSTPLADQTATLNPSRSDREVFDLIYQLLSIGFGIVPVLLVCFLLWQSHRPHLGMLGLDGTRPVRDIGWGIGLVAAIGIPGIGLYLVGRGLGWFVAVDPAGLDAHWWTVPILLLSAARASVQEEFVVLGYLFARLTQLGWGAWPVIIATSVLRASYHLYQGPGAFLGNLAMGLLFGWLYARTGRLLPFLVAHFLIDAIAFVGYPWAAAAWPALFGLPG, translated from the coding sequence GTGAATCGGAAGCGCCTGTGGTGGGAGATCGGGATCGTGCTCGCGCTCGGGCTCGGGCAGGCGGCGGTCTATGCGATCGTGCAGCTCGCCTACCGCCTCACCGACTCCACTCCCCTGGCCGATCAGACCGCCACGCTGAACCCGTCGCGCAGCGACCGCGAGGTGTTCGATCTCATCTACCAGCTGCTGTCGATCGGTTTCGGCATCGTGCCCGTCCTTCTCGTGTGCTTCCTGCTCTGGCAGTCGCACAGGCCGCATCTCGGGATGCTGGGGCTGGACGGCACGCGTCCGGTGCGCGACATCGGCTGGGGAATCGGGCTCGTCGCCGCGATCGGCATCCCCGGCATCGGGCTCTACCTCGTCGGACGCGGACTCGGGTGGTTCGTGGCTGTCGATCCGGCCGGTCTCGACGCGCACTGGTGGACGGTGCCGATCCTGCTGCTGTCAGCGGCTCGGGCATCCGTCCAGGAGGAATTCGTCGTGCTCGGCTACCTGTTCGCCCGCCTCACGCAGCTCGGCTGGGGCGCGTGGCCGGTCATCATCGCGACGAGCGTGCTGCGCGCCAGCTACCACCTGTATCAAGGGCCTGGCGCGTTCCTCGGCAACCTGGCGATGGGGCTGCTCTTCGGCTGGCTCTACGCCCGCACGGGGCGTCTGCTGCCCTTCCTCGTGGCGCACTTCCTGATCGACGCGATCGCCTTCGTGGGATACCCCTGGGCGGCGGCCGCCTGGCCGGCGCTGTTCGGCCTGCCGGGGTGA
- the typA gene encoding translational GTPase TypA produces the protein MAHALRSDLRNVAIVAHVDHGKTTLVDAMLRQTGSFGSHEHMEERAMDSNDLEREKGITILAKNTAITYNGVHTETPITINVIDTPGHADFGGEVERGLSMVDGVVLLVDASEGPLPQTRFVLRKALEAKLPVILLVNKTDRPDARIAEVEEEAHDLLLGLASDLVDDVPDLDVDALLDVPVVYASGRAGAASRNRPANGDLPDNDDLEPLFEAILEHVPAPSYDDEAPLQAWVTNLDSSAFLGRLALLRVFNGTLKKGQTVAWVRQDGTTQNARITELLMTKALDRYPAESAGPGDIAVIAGFADIMIGETIADPEDVRPLPQITVDEPSISMTIGTNTSPLVGKVKGHKLTARMVKDRLDRELIGNVSLRVNDIGRPDAWEVQGRGELQLAILVENMRREGFELTVGKPQVVTRKIDGKVHEPYEHLTIDVPEEHLGAVTQLMANRRGRMDNMINHGTGWIRMEFIVPSRGLIGFRTEFLSITRGTGIANAISHGYDEWAGSIVARQNGSIVADRAGVVTPFAMIALQERMSFFVKPTEEVYEGMVVGENSRADDMDVNITKEKKLTNMRSATADSFESMTPPRILSLEESLEFAREDECVEVTPEAVRIRKVILDQTTRGREASRLKRQDANANA, from the coding sequence ATGGCGCACGCCCTCCGCTCTGACCTCCGAAACGTCGCGATCGTCGCACACGTCGACCACGGCAAGACCACCCTCGTCGACGCGATGCTCCGCCAGACCGGCTCGTTCGGCTCTCACGAGCACATGGAAGAGCGCGCGATGGACTCGAACGACCTCGAGCGTGAGAAGGGCATCACGATCCTCGCCAAGAACACGGCGATCACGTACAACGGTGTCCACACCGAGACTCCGATCACGATCAACGTGATCGACACCCCCGGCCACGCCGACTTCGGCGGTGAGGTCGAGCGCGGTCTGTCGATGGTCGACGGCGTCGTACTGCTCGTCGACGCCTCCGAGGGGCCGCTGCCGCAGACCCGCTTCGTGCTGCGCAAGGCGCTCGAGGCCAAGCTCCCCGTCATCCTGCTGGTCAACAAGACCGACCGCCCAGACGCCCGCATCGCCGAGGTCGAGGAAGAGGCGCACGACCTGCTGCTCGGACTCGCCTCCGACCTCGTCGACGATGTTCCCGACCTCGACGTCGACGCGCTGCTCGACGTGCCGGTGGTCTACGCCTCCGGCCGCGCCGGCGCCGCGTCGCGCAACCGCCCCGCGAACGGCGACCTGCCCGACAACGACGACCTCGAGCCGCTGTTCGAGGCGATCCTCGAGCACGTGCCCGCGCCCTCGTACGACGACGAGGCGCCGCTGCAGGCTTGGGTCACGAACCTCGACTCCTCGGCGTTCCTCGGTCGCCTCGCCCTGCTGCGCGTGTTCAACGGCACCCTGAAGAAGGGCCAGACGGTGGCGTGGGTCCGTCAGGACGGCACCACGCAGAACGCTCGCATCACCGAGCTGCTCATGACCAAGGCCCTCGACCGCTACCCCGCCGAGTCGGCGGGCCCCGGCGACATCGCCGTGATCGCCGGCTTCGCCGACATCATGATCGGCGAGACCATCGCCGACCCCGAAGACGTGCGCCCGCTGCCGCAGATCACGGTCGATGAACCGTCGATCTCGATGACCATCGGCACCAACACCTCGCCGCTCGTCGGCAAGGTCAAGGGCCACAAGCTCACCGCCCGCATGGTGAAGGACCGCCTCGACCGCGAGCTGATCGGCAACGTGTCGCTGCGCGTGAACGACATCGGCCGCCCCGACGCCTGGGAGGTGCAGGGCCGTGGTGAGCTGCAGCTCGCCATCCTCGTCGAGAACATGCGTCGCGAGGGCTTCGAGCTCACCGTGGGCAAGCCGCAGGTCGTCACCCGGAAGATCGACGGCAAGGTGCACGAGCCCTACGAGCACCTGACCATCGATGTGCCCGAAGAGCACCTCGGCGCGGTCACCCAGCTGATGGCGAATCGTCGTGGCCGCATGGACAACATGATCAACCACGGCACCGGCTGGATCCGCATGGAGTTCATCGTGCCGTCGCGCGGTCTGATCGGCTTCCGCACGGAGTTCCTCTCGATCACGCGCGGCACCGGCATCGCGAATGCGATCTCGCACGGCTACGACGAGTGGGCCGGTTCCATCGTCGCGCGCCAGAACGGCTCGATCGTCGCCGACCGCGCGGGAGTCGTGACTCCGTTCGCCATGATCGCCCTGCAGGAGCGCATGTCGTTCTTCGTCAAGCCCACCGAAGAGGTCTACGAGGGCATGGTCGTGGGTGAGAACTCGCGCGCCGACGACATGGATGTGAACATCACCAAGGAGAAGAAGCTCACCAACATGCGCTCGGCGACCGCAGACTCGTTCGAGTCGATGACGCCCCCGCGCATCCTCTCGCTGGAGGAGTCGCTCGAGTTCGCTCGCGAGGACGAGTGCGTCGAGGTGACGCCCGAAGCCGTGCGCATCCGCAAGGTGATCCTCGACCAGACCACTCGCGGTCGCGAGGCATCGCGTCTGAAGCGCCAGGACGCGAACGCCAACGCCTGA
- a CDS encoding phospholipase — protein MIDTLNTRASQRVSHVATAHSRMRRPLIAVAIGAVLAASAAAGAVFAPAALGAIPSEQALDQAADAADDGKIALVNAESLNNVVAGVDFPMQTETTRVDLTDLRTDVKRLGRADQLSSEQVSELTAEVVLGTVIVQSKTSDLQDALTAAKAAEAARVKAEAERIAAEKAAKEAAEKKRRAAAALAAANTPDGAKAVARAMAAERYGWGEGEFSCLANLWTKESGWNYKAYNENGGATGIPQALPGSKMATAGADWRTNAATQIAWGLGYIDRAYGSPCAAWGHSQAVNWY, from the coding sequence ATGATCGATACCCTGAACACCCGCGCGTCTCAGCGCGTCTCCCATGTGGCAACAGCCCACTCCCGTATGCGTCGCCCTCTCATCGCCGTGGCCATCGGCGCGGTGCTCGCGGCCTCCGCCGCTGCTGGCGCAGTCTTCGCTCCGGCCGCTCTCGGCGCGATCCCGTCGGAGCAGGCGCTTGATCAGGCGGCGGACGCCGCGGATGACGGCAAGATCGCCCTGGTCAACGCGGAGTCTCTGAACAACGTGGTCGCCGGCGTCGACTTCCCGATGCAGACCGAGACGACCCGTGTCGACCTGACCGACCTGAGGACCGACGTGAAGCGTCTCGGCCGAGCAGATCAGCTGTCGTCGGAGCAGGTCTCCGAGCTGACCGCCGAGGTCGTGCTCGGCACGGTCATCGTGCAGTCCAAGACGTCTGACCTGCAGGACGCCCTGACCGCTGCGAAGGCCGCGGAAGCCGCCCGGGTCAAGGCGGAGGCCGAGCGCATCGCCGCTGAGAAGGCGGCCAAGGAGGCTGCAGAGAAGAAGCGCCGCGCGGCAGCGGCCCTCGCTGCGGCGAACACCCCCGACGGTGCGAAGGCCGTGGCCCGCGCCATGGCGGCAGAGCGCTACGGCTGGGGTGAGGGCGAGTTCTCGTGCCTCGCGAACCTCTGGACCAAGGAGTCGGGCTGGAACTACAAGGCCTACAACGAGAACGGTGGCGCCACGGGCATCCCTCAGGCCCTTCCCGGCAGCAAGATGGCCACGGCAGGAGCCGATTGGCGCACGAACGCCGCGACGCAGATCGCCTGGGGCCTCGGCTACATCGATCGCGCCTACGGCTCGCCGTGCGCCGCCTGGGGCCACTCGCAGGCCGTCAACTGGTACTGA
- a CDS encoding helix-turn-helix domain-containing protein, whose amino-acid sequence MELRERLAHSLRREREGAGLSVSELARRASVSKATISQLESGAGNPSVETLWAIGDALGVPFATLVEDRAPASRLIRLGDHAGVPSAASPYLATLLSAAAPGTRRDIYLIQAEPGEPRRSLPHHTGTTEHVVLVSGEALIGPADAPELLHPGDYLSYAGDAAHIFEARSPGTSAVLVSELR is encoded by the coding sequence ATGGAACTGCGGGAGCGCCTCGCCCACTCTCTTCGTCGCGAACGAGAGGGGGCAGGACTGTCGGTGTCCGAGCTCGCACGACGCGCGAGCGTGTCGAAGGCGACGATCTCGCAGCTGGAGAGCGGCGCAGGCAACCCGAGCGTCGAGACGCTCTGGGCGATCGGCGATGCACTGGGCGTCCCCTTCGCAACCCTGGTCGAAGACCGTGCGCCGGCATCGCGGCTCATCCGGCTCGGCGATCACGCCGGAGTGCCGTCAGCGGCATCCCCCTACCTCGCCACCCTGCTCTCGGCTGCGGCCCCCGGAACACGTCGCGACATCTACCTCATCCAGGCCGAGCCAGGAGAGCCGAGGCGATCGCTCCCCCACCACACCGGCACGACAGAGCACGTCGTGCTGGTCAGCGGCGAGGCGCTGATCGGCCCGGCCGACGCTCCGGAGCTGCTGCACCCCGGCGATTACCTGTCGTACGCGGGCGACGCGGCCCACATCTTCGAGGCGCGCAGCCCCGGCACCAGCGCGGTGCTGGTGTCGGAGCTGCGCTGA
- a CDS encoding AzlC family ABC transporter permease encodes MRSSERTVVHDQARREVWREGLGVAIATSAYGISFGALSVASGLDVWQTCVLSLLMFTGGSQFAFIGVFGAGGVAALPSAIASAALLGVRNVAYGMRMSSIIGDGFWRRAAAAQVTIDESTAVAISQERPHLRRLGFWLTGLGVFIGWNLMTLAGALLGDVLGDPKTWGLDAAAAAAFLALLWPRLKQRQAIAVGVAAAVVAASLTPFLMPGLPVLVAAFVAILVGWFNWLGRDAPQQPLQGVDA; translated from the coding sequence ATGCGTTCATCAGAGCGAACAGTGGTGCATGACCAGGCCCGCAGAGAGGTCTGGCGCGAGGGGCTTGGCGTGGCCATCGCCACGAGCGCCTATGGCATCTCTTTCGGCGCCCTGTCAGTGGCATCCGGACTCGACGTCTGGCAGACGTGCGTGCTCAGCCTGCTGATGTTCACCGGGGGATCCCAGTTCGCCTTCATCGGCGTCTTCGGTGCAGGTGGCGTCGCCGCCCTCCCGTCGGCGATCGCTTCGGCCGCTCTGCTCGGGGTGCGCAACGTCGCCTACGGCATGCGGATGTCGTCGATCATCGGCGACGGCTTCTGGCGTCGTGCTGCAGCTGCCCAGGTGACCATCGACGAGTCGACCGCCGTCGCGATCTCCCAGGAGCGCCCGCACCTGCGTCGTCTGGGGTTCTGGCTCACCGGGCTGGGGGTGTTCATCGGCTGGAACCTCATGACCCTCGCCGGGGCCCTGCTGGGCGACGTGCTGGGGGACCCGAAGACGTGGGGGCTCGATGCGGCCGCAGCCGCCGCCTTCCTCGCTCTGCTGTGGCCCCGCCTCAAACAGCGGCAGGCCATCGCGGTCGGTGTGGCTGCGGCCGTGGTGGCGGCCAGCCTCACGCCGTTCCTCATGCCGGGCCTGCCCGTGCTCGTGGCAGCGTTCGTCGCGATCCTCGTCGGGTGGTTCAACTGGCTCGGGCGTGACGCCCCGCAGCAGCCGCTGCAGGGGGTCGACGCGTGA
- a CDS encoding AzlD domain-containing protein produces the protein MTVWSAVLLAACICVGLKVAGYLVPARLLEAPRPARISDLLTVALLGALVAVQTLGAGQAVVVDARVPAVLVAAGLLWMRQSFLVVVFAAAAVAALLRMLGLAS, from the coding sequence GTGACGGTCTGGAGTGCGGTGCTGCTCGCCGCGTGCATCTGCGTGGGGCTCAAGGTCGCCGGCTACCTGGTTCCGGCGCGGCTGCTCGAGGCGCCCCGGCCGGCGCGGATCTCGGATCTGCTGACGGTGGCGCTGCTCGGTGCGCTGGTCGCGGTGCAGACGCTCGGCGCGGGGCAGGCCGTGGTGGTGGATGCCCGGGTGCCGGCTGTCCTCGTCGCCGCAGGCCTCCTGTGGATGCGGCAGTCCTTCCTCGTCGTCGTCTTCGCTGCAGCGGCCGTAGCCGCCCTGCTGCGGATGCTCGGGCTCGCGTCTTGA
- a CDS encoding histidinol dehydrogenase, which yields MLSRGLSWLAAAFVGAVYGIAATIAHSFTIGPIPVGMILGSIACAALLVALRALTRDRWAALAAGLGMLALLLVISQRGPGGSIIVPNTPLGNIWMYVAAGIVMLVVAWPDTSRLRALSAGTAAPRGEAR from the coding sequence ATGCTCTCTCGCGGCCTCTCATGGCTGGCCGCCGCCTTCGTCGGAGCCGTCTACGGCATCGCCGCGACCATCGCGCACAGCTTCACGATCGGACCGATCCCCGTCGGCATGATCCTCGGGTCGATCGCCTGCGCCGCACTGCTCGTCGCCCTGCGTGCCCTGACGCGCGATCGCTGGGCCGCACTGGCCGCGGGCCTCGGCATGCTCGCTCTGCTGCTCGTGATCTCGCAGCGGGGGCCCGGCGGGTCGATCATCGTGCCGAACACCCCGCTCGGCAACATCTGGATGTACGTCGCCGCAGGCATCGTGATGCTCGTCGTGGCCTGGCCCGACACGTCGCGGCTGCGTGCGCTGTCGGCGGGCACGGCCGCTCCTCGGGGCGAGGCGCGCTGA
- the fdxA gene encoding ferredoxin encodes MTYVIALPCVDVKDRACIDECPVDCIYEGERMLYIHPDECVDCGACEPVCPVEAIYYEDDLPEEWADYYKANVEFFNEIGSPGGASKVGVYDFDHAVVTALPPQGE; translated from the coding sequence GTGACGTACGTGATCGCCCTTCCCTGCGTCGATGTCAAGGACCGCGCCTGCATCGACGAGTGCCCCGTGGACTGCATCTACGAAGGTGAGCGGATGCTGTACATCCACCCCGACGAGTGCGTGGACTGCGGCGCCTGCGAGCCCGTCTGCCCCGTCGAGGCGATCTACTACGAAGACGACCTGCCGGAGGAGTGGGCCGACTACTACAAGGCCAACGTCGAGTTCTTCAACGAGATCGGCTCTCCCGGCGGCGCCTCGAAGGTCGGCGTGTACGACTTCGACCACGCGGTGGTCACCGCGCTCCCCCCGCAGGGGGAGTAG
- the dapC gene encoding succinyldiaminopimelate transaminase — MGVRDLADYPWDAVVPYRERASQHPDGLVDLSIGSPVDPTPEVIRRALAEATDAHAYPQTVGTVDVRRAIVDWYARRRGVPDLTDANVMPTIGSKELVALLPLLLGIGPGDIVVHPRVAYPTYAVGAAVVGAAAVAADDPAEWPEGAKLIWINTPGNPDGRTWNVEELSAAVRRARELGAVLASDECYAELGWDGPWRTESIPSVLDPRVTDGSRANLLSVYSLSKQSNLAGYRAAFIAGCSKLIAEVLAARKHLGLMPPAPVQHAMAVALRDDEHVETQKRLYRERREVLLPALVAAGFRIDGSEAGLYLWATEGRDAWESMDRLASLGILAGPGHFYGDHSGRHVRLSLTAPLERVQQAAARLASAAQ, encoded by the coding sequence GTGGGGGTCCGGGATCTCGCGGATTACCCGTGGGACGCGGTGGTGCCCTACCGCGAGCGGGCGTCCCAGCATCCGGATGGACTCGTCGACCTCTCGATCGGCTCGCCGGTCGATCCGACGCCCGAGGTGATCCGCCGTGCGCTCGCCGAGGCGACGGACGCGCATGCCTACCCGCAGACCGTCGGCACCGTCGACGTGCGACGCGCCATCGTCGACTGGTACGCCCGCCGGCGCGGCGTGCCCGATCTGACCGATGCCAACGTCATGCCGACGATCGGCTCGAAGGAGCTCGTGGCGCTGCTGCCCCTGCTGCTCGGCATCGGACCCGGCGACATCGTCGTGCATCCGCGAGTCGCCTACCCGACTTACGCGGTCGGCGCTGCCGTCGTGGGAGCGGCTGCCGTCGCCGCCGACGACCCCGCCGAATGGCCGGAGGGCGCCAAGCTCATCTGGATCAACACGCCGGGCAACCCCGACGGCCGCACCTGGAACGTCGAGGAGCTGAGTGCCGCCGTGCGTCGTGCGCGCGAGCTGGGTGCGGTGCTCGCGAGCGACGAGTGCTACGCCGAGCTGGGATGGGATGGACCCTGGCGGACCGAGTCGATCCCGTCGGTTCTCGACCCTCGGGTCACCGACGGCAGCCGGGCGAACCTGCTCAGCGTGTACTCCCTCAGCAAGCAGTCGAATCTTGCGGGGTACCGCGCGGCGTTCATCGCCGGATGCTCGAAGCTCATCGCCGAGGTCCTCGCGGCGCGCAAGCATCTCGGCCTCATGCCACCCGCCCCTGTGCAGCACGCCATGGCCGTCGCACTGCGCGACGACGAGCACGTGGAGACGCAGAAGCGGCTCTACCGTGAGCGGCGCGAGGTGCTGCTGCCCGCGCTCGTCGCCGCCGGCTTCCGCATCGACGGGTCAGAGGCAGGACTCTATCTCTGGGCCACGGAGGGGCGCGACGCCTGGGAATCGATGGACCGCCTCGCCTCTCTGGGCATCCTCGCCGGTCCAGGACACTTCTACGGCGATCACTCGGGCCGGCACGTGAGGCTCTCGCTCACCGCACCCCTAGAGCGGGTGCAGCAGGCGGCCGCCCGACTGGCGTCCGCTGCGCAGTGA
- a CDS encoding citrate synthase, with amino-acid sequence MSAAQPEKATLSIGDTTAEFPVVRGTSGTDSIDFSTLTRQTGYTGLDYGFVNTASTKSAVTFIDGDQGILRYRGYPIEQIAKNCSYLEVAWLLIYGELPTATELAEFDEKIRRHTLLHEDLKHFFSALPHTAHPMAVLSSAVAALSTYYEGQTDPNNPEHVELNMVRMLAKLPVIAAYAHKKSVGQAFLYPDNSLSFVDNFLKLNFGVHSEPYEVNPVMSKALELLLILHEDHEQNASTSTVRLVGSTGANQFASISAGIQALSGPLHGGANEAVLTMLGQIRDSGQSVQRFVESVKNKEAGVKLMGFGHRVYKNYDPRAKLVKEAADEVLAELGVTDPLLDLAKELEEIALADDYFKERRLYPNVDFYTGVIYKAMGFPTRMFTVLFAIGRLPGWLAQWRELNLDPQTKIGRPQQLYVGSPERSYPGR; translated from the coding sequence GTGAGCGCAGCTCAGCCCGAGAAGGCTACTCTTTCGATCGGCGACACCACAGCGGAATTCCCCGTGGTCCGCGGGACGAGCGGCACCGACAGCATCGACTTCTCCACGCTCACGCGTCAGACCGGCTACACGGGCCTCGACTACGGGTTCGTGAACACGGCGTCGACCAAGTCGGCTGTCACCTTCATCGACGGTGATCAGGGCATCCTGCGCTACCGGGGGTACCCCATCGAGCAGATCGCCAAGAACTGCAGCTACCTCGAGGTGGCGTGGCTGCTGATCTACGGCGAGCTGCCGACCGCGACCGAGCTCGCCGAGTTCGACGAGAAGATCCGTCGGCACACGCTGCTGCACGAGGACCTCAAGCACTTCTTCTCCGCCCTCCCGCACACCGCGCACCCGATGGCGGTGCTCTCATCGGCGGTGGCTGCGCTCTCGACGTACTACGAGGGCCAGACCGACCCGAACAACCCCGAGCACGTCGAGCTCAACATGGTGCGCATGCTCGCCAAGCTTCCCGTGATCGCGGCGTACGCGCACAAGAAGAGCGTCGGACAGGCGTTCCTGTATCCCGACAACTCGCTGAGCTTCGTCGACAACTTCCTCAAGCTGAACTTCGGGGTGCACAGCGAGCCGTACGAGGTCAACCCGGTCATGTCAAAGGCGCTCGAGCTGCTGCTGATCCTCCACGAGGACCACGAGCAGAACGCGTCCACCTCGACCGTGCGACTGGTCGGATCGACCGGCGCCAATCAGTTCGCGTCGATCTCGGCCGGCATCCAGGCGCTGTCCGGTCCGCTGCACGGCGGGGCGAACGAGGCTGTGCTGACCATGCTCGGACAGATCCGGGACTCGGGCCAGAGCGTGCAGCGTTTCGTCGAGAGCGTGAAGAACAAGGAAGCCGGCGTCAAGCTGATGGGCTTCGGACACCGGGTCTACAAGAACTACGACCCGCGCGCCAAGCTCGTGAAAGAGGCCGCAGACGAGGTGCTCGCCGAGCTCGGCGTGACCGACCCCCTGCTCGACCTCGCCAAGGAGCTCGAGGAGATCGCCCTCGCGGACGACTACTTCAAGGAGCGCCGCCTCTACCCCAACGTCGACTTCTACACCGGCGTCATCTACAAGGCGATGGGCTTCCCGACGCGCATGTTCACCGTGCTGTTCGCGATCGGCCGTCTGCCCGGCTGGCTCGCGCAGTGGCGAGAGCTGAACCTCGACCCGCAGACCAAGATCGGTCGCCCGCAGCAGCTCTACGTCGGCTCGCCCGAACGCAGCTACCCCGGGCGCTGA
- a CDS encoding DEAD/DEAH box helicase has translation MPSFIDLGVPAALADVLAADGKTEPFAIQRDTLPDSLAGRDLLGRGRTGSGKTIAFALPLVARLSASGARRQAGRPRGLVLAPTRELATQIAATIKPLAEAVGMRVTTVFGGVSQRPQEQALRGGVDIVVACPGRLEDLMKQGVVSLGAVEVAVLDEADHMADLGFLPGVTRILAATPAGGQRLLFSATLDRGIDALAKRFLSSPVSHEVDEASVPVGEMTHRVLIASDADAKKKLVEDLASGVGRRILFTRTKHHAKKLAKQLTSAGIPSVDLHGNLGQNARERNLAAFGADPANGGVRVLVATDVAARGVHVDDVELVVHVDPPVEHKAYLHRSGRTARAGAAGTVVTLMLPEQRRDVKDILRKAQITVGLEDVTPAIVEELVGERAPKIKTVPVAQQQNKPKSKPAARGGAADASQPGSRDGGRRRRGRGNGGDAARRTDTAQRADSGQRQNAGQRQGGSSRHEAGRADAGRSRSQGSQARYSTQTGAPATHSRQGDQGAARARAGSRRASRPQGR, from the coding sequence ATGCCTTCCTTCATCGATCTCGGCGTGCCCGCCGCGCTGGCCGACGTGCTGGCCGCCGACGGCAAGACCGAGCCGTTCGCCATTCAGCGCGACACCCTTCCCGACTCCCTGGCCGGTCGTGACCTGCTCGGCCGCGGCCGCACCGGCAGCGGCAAGACGATCGCGTTCGCGCTGCCCCTGGTCGCTCGCCTCTCCGCATCAGGTGCCCGCCGCCAGGCCGGCCGCCCGCGCGGTCTGGTGCTCGCACCGACCCGCGAGCTCGCCACCCAGATCGCCGCGACGATCAAGCCTCTCGCCGAAGCCGTCGGCATGCGCGTCACCACTGTCTTCGGCGGTGTCAGCCAGCGTCCCCAGGAGCAGGCTCTCCGTGGCGGCGTCGACATCGTCGTCGCCTGCCCCGGCCGCCTCGAGGACCTCATGAAGCAGGGCGTCGTCTCGCTCGGCGCCGTCGAGGTCGCCGTGCTCGACGAGGCAGACCACATGGCCGACCTGGGCTTCCTGCCCGGCGTCACCCGCATCCTCGCCGCGACTCCCGCCGGTGGCCAGCGTCTGCTCTTCAGCGCGACGCTCGACCGGGGCATCGACGCTCTCGCCAAGCGCTTCCTCAGCAGCCCCGTCAGCCACGAGGTCGACGAGGCGAGCGTGCCTGTGGGCGAGATGACCCACCGGGTGCTCATCGCCTCGGACGCGGATGCCAAGAAGAAGCTCGTCGAGGACCTCGCGTCCGGCGTCGGCCGCCGCATCCTGTTCACGCGCACCAAGCATCACGCCAAGAAGCTCGCCAAGCAGCTGACCTCCGCGGGCATCCCGTCGGTCGACCTGCACGGCAACCTCGGCCAGAACGCGCGTGAGCGCAACCTCGCAGCCTTCGGCGCCGACCCCGCGAACGGCGGGGTGCGGGTTCTCGTCGCGACCGACGTCGCCGCCCGTGGCGTGCATGTCGATGACGTCGAGCTCGTCGTGCACGTCGACCCGCCCGTCGAGCACAAGGCGTACCTGCACCGCTCGGGCCGCACCGCGCGCGCCGGAGCCGCAGGCACGGTCGTCACGCTGATGCTGCCCGAGCAGCGTCGTGACGTGAAGGACATTCTGCGGAAGGCCCAGATCACCGTCGGACTCGAAGACGTGACCCCGGCGATCGTCGAGGAGCTCGTCGGCGAGCGAGCACCGAAGATCAAGACGGTTCCGGTCGCGCAGCAGCAGAACAAGCCGAAGTCGAAGCCGGCCGCCAGGGGCGGTGCAGCGGATGCCTCGCAGCCCGGTTCACGTGACGGCGGCCGTCGCCGTCGCGGCCGCGGGAACGGCGGCGACGCCGCCCGCCGCACCGACACCGCTCAGCGGGCGGACAGCGGTCAGCGGCAGAACGCAGGCCAGCGCCAGGGCGGATCATCGCGTCACGAAGCGGGCCGTGCGGACGCCGGTCGCTCACGCTCGCAGGGCAGCCAGGCCCGGTACTCCACGCAGACCGGCGCCCCGGCGACCCACTCGCGTCAAGGCGACCAGGGTGCCGCCCGGGCGCGCGCCGGCTCGCGTCGTGCAAGCCGCCCCCAGGGACGCTGA